A genomic stretch from Bos javanicus breed banteng chromosome 29, ARS-OSU_banteng_1.0, whole genome shotgun sequence includes:
- the LOC133241270 gene encoding pregnancy-associated glycoprotein 1-like: protein MKWLVLLGLVAFSECIDKIPLRRVKTVRNTVSGKNMLNNCLKEHAYRLSQISFRGSNLTTHLLRNIRDMLYVGNITIGTPPQEFQVVFDTGSSDLWVSSIFCNSSTCSVHVRFRHLQSSTFWPTNKTFSITYASGKIKGIVVRDTVRIGDLVSTDQLFGLSLVEYGFEGIPFDGILGLNYPNISSSVAIPIFDKLKNEGAISEPVFAFYLSKYKQEGSVVMFGGVDECYYEGELNWVPLIQVGDWIVHMTDSISMKRKVIACSGGCHAIFDTGTSAIEGPSTLINNIQKLIGATPRSSKHYVSCSAVNTLPSIIFTINGVNYPVPARGYILKDSRRHCYTTFEQNKVSSSTETWILGNVFLRLYFLVFD, encoded by the exons ATGAAGTGGCTTGTGCTCCTCGGGCTGGTGGCCTTCTCAGAATGCATAGACAA AATACCTCTAAGGAGAGTGAAGACCGTGAGAAATACCGTCAGTGGAAAAAACATGCTGAACAATTGCCTGAAGGAGCATGCTTACAGACTGTCCCAGATTTCTTTTCGTGGCTCAAATCTAACTACTCACCTGCTGAGAAACATCAGGGAT ATGCTCTATGTGGGTAACATCACCATTGGAACACCCCCTCAGGAATTCCAGGTTGTCTTTGACACAGGCTCATCTGACTTGTGGGTGTCCTCCATCTTTTGCAACAGCTCAACCTGTT CTGTACACGTTAGGTTCAGACATCTTCAGTCTTCTACCTTCTGGCCTACCAATAAGACCTTCAGCATCACCTATGCATCTGGGAAAATTAAAGGAATTGTTGTTCGTGACACAGT ACGGATTGGGGACCTTGTAAGCACTGACCAGCTGTTTGGTCTAAGCCTGGTGGAATACGGGTTTGAGGGTATACCTTTTGATGGCATCTTGGGCTTGAACTACCCAAACATATCCTCCTCTGTAGCCATCCCCATCTTTGACAAGCTGAAGAATGAAGGTgccatttctgagcctgtttttgcCTTCTACTTGAGCAA ATACAAGCAGGAGGGCAGTGTGGTGATGTTTGGTGGGGTGGACGAATGCTACTATGAGGGAGAGCTCAACTGGGTACCATTGATCCAAGTGGGTGACTGGATTGTACACATGACTG ACAG CATCTCCATGAAAAGAAAGGTTATTGCTTGTTCTGGCGGCTGCCACGCCATTTTTGACACTGGGACATCAGCGATTGAAGGCCCAAGTACACTAATCAATAACATACAGAAGCTCATTGGTGCCACACCACGGAGTTCCAAG CACTACGTTTCATGTTCTGCGGTCAATACCCTGCCCTCCATTATCTTCACCATCAATGGCGTCAACTACCCAGTGCCAGCTCGAGGCTACATCCTCAAG GATTCTAGAAGACACTGCTACACAACCTTTGAACAGAACAAAGTGAGTTCATCTACAGAGACCTGGATCCTTGGTAATGTCTTCCTGAGGCTGTATTTTTTGGTCTTTGATTGA